GAACGACACAGCGGCGCGCGTGGATCGAAGGAGAAAGACTGATGAAGGCAAACGCCGTCTTCTACATCATCGCGATCGTCATGATCGGCGCCGTCTTTTTCACGGCGATGCTTGTCGAGCGGAACAAAGGAAGCAGCGCGCAGGGCCCCAGGCAGTCAGGCGAGGGCGATGACCCAGCCCGATCGCCCCAGCCGGACGGTGACCCGCAAGCGGCCGAGACGGCCGAGGTTGGCAAACCGGCACCCGACTTCACGGCGACCGACGCCCAAGGCAACACGCACACCCTGTCGAGCTATCGCGGCAAGTACGTCGTACTCGAGTGGTTCAACGCCCAATGCCCGTTCGTACGCAAGTACTATGACTCGGGCGCCATGCAGGAGCTCCAGCAGGCCTGCGGCGACAAGGGCGTCGTCTGGCTCACGATCTGCTCATCGGCCAAGGGCAAGCAGGGCTACTACGAGGGCGAGGCGCTGACGAACCTGATCGAGAAAGAAAAGTCGAACGCGACCTCCTATCTCGTCGACACCGACGGGACGGTGGGCCGGCGCTATGCAGCCAAGACAACGCCGCACATGTTCGTCATCAGCCCCGAGGGCCTGCTGCTCTACGCCGGCGCGATCGACAACAGGCCGTCGGTGCGCCCGTCGGATATCGAGGGCGCCGCGAATTACGTCGTGCAGGCGCTCGACGCCGCCATGGCCGGGCGCGAGATCGAAACCACATCGACGAAGTCCTACGGCTGCTCGGTCAAGTACTGAGCCGCGCGGCGTGGGCGCCCCCGAGCGCCTACGCTCCGCGTTGCCCGCCCTGCAGGGAACGTTCGACGGCACGTTGCTGTTGTCAAGATCGAAGGCAACAGGCGGGGCGACTAGACGGACAGGGCAAGATGCGAACATCGACGCCGAAGGGCTCGCCGCCAAGGAAATCACCGAGGCAGGACACACGGACAGCCGATAGCGCGACGAGAGCCTTCAGAGCCCTGTCCGTCTTCGCCCCGCGCACCTTGTTCTGGCCTTGCGCCGGATCCGGGAGCAGTGCGTGTGTTCATCCCATAGAATAGACAGCTCTCAGGGAAAAGGGCGACGGTAACCGGGGATACCGTCGCCCTTACTGCTTTCCGGTGTCCCGCAAACCTGCCGTCCTGTGCTACCCTGCGCCCCTTGACTCAAGGAAACTCTCTCGATATCGACAGGTACCACTGAGTTGTCTGATGCCCGATGATCCGCGTTGACGACATCCACATCCGGCTCGGGGCGCGCGAGGTGCTGCGCGGCGTGAGCCTCAACATCCGCGAC
The sequence above is a segment of the Verrucomicrobiota bacterium genome. Coding sequences within it:
- a CDS encoding thioredoxin family protein, with translation MLVERNKGSSAQGPRQSGEGDDPARSPQPDGDPQAAETAEVGKPAPDFTATDAQGNTHTLSSYRGKYVVLEWFNAQCPFVRKYYDSGAMQELQQACGDKGVVWLTICSSAKGKQGYYEGEALTNLIEKEKSNATSYLVDTDGTVGRRYAAKTTPHMFVISPEGLLLYAGAIDNRPSVRPSDIEGAANYVVQALDAAMAGREIETTSTKSYGCSVKY